tccaaattcttgtattcattaccatggtagaggatgcaatcattaggacatgcatgcatcttctggatttttaatcccaaatggcagacaaccttttttgcttcgtacgtagtggtgggcaatttatttggcttcggaagcatcttctttataagGTTCAATAAATTTCTAAatgccttgtcagatacaccattctttgccttccactatagcaattccagtgttgtacctagctttttttgcTCCTCTTCGGTCGTCGgatatagcaacttcctatgatcctcaagcatgcgctcgaacttaactttctctttttcactttcgcattcttgttgtgcatcatgaatgacaTCGCCAAGAgtatcaccgagatcatcttctatcgctacctcttcttcatctctccccattgtagtatcatcaaaggcaccatactgagcaataatgtcatcaatgtctaaatcttctccttcaccttcttccatcatgaccccgttttctccatgcttagtccaacatatatagtttgatatgaaacctgacttaagtaaatgtgaatgaagactcattgagcttgaatatttctttaaattcttatatatggcacatggacagcacatgaaacaatcccgcttatttgcctcagccacacctaagaaatagtgcacgccctcaataaagtcttgggagcggcgatcggcattgtacatccaatggcgtgacataatctgcattacacgacaaattataaaaaccttgaacataattaagtattttattacacaacatagatgacacatatggttgattaattaactaagcctagctacaacgtaagcaatcccaactatcactaaacaaactaaaactacaatgcacttcagtaacataattatttcatgatcatacgcaactaaaacagataaaTTATTCttgtgttgaatatcaataagcttctcctgctggctcactgcctcatcagcagcagtcgctacctcaagcgcacccgaattctgcacgtatgtagcataatcttcctcccagtaccaaccatcacatccattgccctcccactgaaattaaagcaaaaaaatatttagtcaaaaatattcaagaaaagcaggtcaattagtcataataatcaaatgcgtaagaaactcacatcgcgatccgggcacttgtagaaaacacgacccttgttgggtccctgtctcttgactcggtactccatcacaatcttctgcttacacttgccgtagataatgagagggagttctggcctcagtcgtttcgcaaccaaACGAGAggtcgaggatccggtaccagttgtcatctactttctatacttatttttgcaaactagtgtaaatttcacattttctaaaatgatatatttaaacaaaactaaaattatttatttatctaactaaaccatgaaatatgtactatatataatagtaaaataccaaactatcaagtgattttactattgtaaatcatcatgtgattttgagctaaaaatgacatagaaatcacatagctcaaaaacatgtttcaataaataaccatccgtactagttgaccttgcttatgtgatcatctcggcgagcatttctccaccggacgacaccgtacttggccaaagaagagctccgattctacgaggaaggcaacacggtcttccacgatcgttgacgctctccctcgtagaatcaaagctcctccttgacgtctgttaccgctcggtagagaacatgctcgttgagatgaacacggtccgcaagttcaactagtacggattttctataatttctaacttattttctaagtttttcatttcatagaaaatttaattctaaaaataaaaggcatgatttctaagtagttcattttatggaaaaaataatttTAAGTGACCTaccgatatcggcgagctcgctggcgtttaggttgccgaggatagtaacattttgtagatgacattgtaggtctgaagttatcaaatatccatcaaatattgctcaaaaacatgtttcaataataaccatccgtactagttgactttgcttacgtgatcatctcggcgagcatttctccaccggacggcaccgtacttggccaatgaagagctccgattctacgagaaagggaacacggtcttccacgaccgttgccgctctccctcgtagaatcaaagctcctccttgacgtccgttaccgctcggcagagaacatgctcgccaagctgaacacggtccgcaagttcaactagtacggattttctacaattttctaactatttctaagtttttcattttatgaaaaaattaattctaagatcacgtaagccgccggggacgaggatggcgcgtgctccagtgaggacgagcgaggcgtgatttgaTGAActatttaacttttgtttatccaaacatatatgcaaatcattatgtgattttgagctaaaaatgacatataaaatcataataaagtcccacatataaagttacacatgcatctacatcgcaaaatgagataagccactgataaaacataagaggattaagttgttacctccaaaatcgaagagcaacattaATAGAGGGGGAGAAGAGCAAGAACAAAGCAAACTGAagaaacagaggcagtgagttttgaatggaatggcttcgggctcgggaaggaagaaatgagctggattataCACCGGGATAATTAGTCTCGGTTAGggagccaaaccgggactaaagattaattttTATTCCCgtggcatcacccaaaccgggactaaaagctttagtcccggctggtattaacctttagtcccggttggtaatatcagccgggactaaaaatccctgccccgcggacgaccgttgggcaaggacctttagtcccggaggaaaaaaaaaatgccgaggctaatgacaaattgggacatcgttctaaagtctgttctatagtagtgatattatgaaaatattttcATAGTGAATCTAAAACATATATATCTTATGTTGTAATTAACACATACTGATTTTTTTTAGAttaatggtttgacttaggacaaaactaatgACATATAACAAACGAAATCAGGCTTTAAACAAAAGCGAAATCAGCTGGCAGAAGGCAGaacaaaatattgagaaaaataaggaTAAAGCTGGCAAAGTCCAACAAGTACCAAGCCTACAGCTTATACATGGAGATAAATCCAGAACATGAAATTTTGCATCAAATCAATTTCCACCACCCATGTAAACTGCAAAATGGATGGTGGATCCCTTGCCAATGTTTGCAATCCGCAATCGTGCTCGAGTCCGGAAGCCTGTTCCCGTATACCAACTGATATGGATAGCCCGCTGGAAGTTGTAGTCCTGCTTTCTCATCGAGCTTGTGCTTCACAGTGGCAATGGTGTCACCATTCTCAACATCCAGTGTTATAGTCTTACCCGTGTGCAGCTTCACAAAGATCTGAAAATGGTTTTGCTGGGGCCTTGGCGAAAGTTTGCACTTATCCTCCAGCTTGCTCTTGAAAACGTCCGTCCGAGCCGTCTTGGAAGTCAAGGCTGCTCTCAGCAGATCGACAGCCTGCGAGATATACATCGACGGTAACAGCAAAGTGAGCCCTCCACGAATGGTATAGTAACTGAAAGGATATAAAGAAAGCAGCTTACCTCTTGCTTACTGATTTCAATGTCCATCTCCAACAACCTATCTTTTCCGTTATTACACCAGTGCTTCATAACCACCATTGCCTGAAGCCTGGTAGATAAGTAAATCGTCATCTACAATGTATGTTGCGTCCTTGACAAACTGCAGGCAAGTGCAGTTCTCATGCCTGCGGCAGCCGCAAGAGGGAACACGGCATAGGCAGAACCACCTTGTGACATCAGAACCAGAGTGACTAAAAGGGTTCATGCTGGGGTCAAGCAACGTCTCTCTAGTATAGTAGGCACCGGCACCTCCTAGCGCGCTATTCGCGCTAGATCAATAACACTGCCGTAGAGATTGTCCAAACTGCATCCGAGATGAGAAGTTCCTGCAAGGTTCTTGGTCACACAAGCCACTGGGTAAACCAAGAAACTGAGGAGCAGGTCCACAAACTCATGCTTGCATTCAGCGTACATGACTTTCTTTTCGTGCCTGTCGTAGAACACCTTGATGCTAAACTGTGGTGAAGCATCAGTTTCTTCATCGGTCGGATGCTGAATATAATTTGGAGGAATGTCCAACTTTACTGTCGTGCGAACTTCAGTTTTCTTGGATAGGGAAGGTATCAGTGAATACAGTCTTCGATGAAAAAGAGGCCTATCAACATAGATACAACCGATTTGACAGAAGTCCAGATTACAATTAATCAAAACAATGCCATTTAGTCAGTGCTTTACAACTTACTCTGCCCGGTCAAAAATACTTGCTTACCTCCGTCCAGCCTATACACACTTCAATCCGCTCAAATCTGTGGTCAATCGTGCCAGAATCGATTCTCTGAAGCAGCAAGAGTGTATTGGCAGTGGATGCTGTCTTGATCACTAAGTCGTCACTGATCACAAACCGCAGGTTTCCGTTGACGAACTTCCCCGCGCCTTCTTTTCGGCTGAACACATGCGCCACTCAGGCCATGACTTTGCCCACACCTGCAGTCCGAGCCGTGCCCCTGTAGACTCGGCTCACTCCTGACGATAGTAAGGTACCAGTTGCACGCATATTTCCTGTGCGTGGGGCACCAAATACGACTTTTTTTTATCGAATTAGATACGTCAGGGCCAGTTTTGGATATACTAGAACGCAACAGAGACAGCGGGGATGAGATAACCAACCTGAACTCATCATCATACCGAGGATGGAGAAGCATGTCGTTGGCACGCGTCGAACCTCAGCAGCTTGCTTTCACTGAGGCAGCTCACGCCCTGGCAGAGCGTCGAGAGGCAGCCGGGCGACGATGGGCCCGCGACGAGCCGCACGGCGGAGAGTGGCAGCGTCAGGAAGCTGAGCAGCACTTCGACAAAGGCGGAGCAAGCATCGGCGAATAGGACGCGGTTCCGCGCCTTGTCCACGGCGACCTTGATTTTGATGCCGCCGTTGGCCATGGCTTCACTCCCTCGCCGGGGAAGCTTTGCAAATCCAACACCTACTGCTGCAAGATGAGACGACCGACGGTGTTCAGCCTGGGGatgtctctctctctatatatactgGATACTAGACTATATAGTAGTGACGTAGTGTTAATCAATGACCGGAAGAACTGGCGCCTCGGTGACAGAGATAATGAAAATCGCGGACGCGTTGGGAATTTGGAGAGTTTAATGGTGGGAGCAGAATCCGAGGAGACCTTCGT
This genomic interval from Miscanthus floridulus cultivar M001 unplaced genomic scaffold, ASM1932011v1 os_1471, whole genome shotgun sequence contains the following:
- the LOC136534079 gene encoding uncharacterized protein, with the protein product MANGGIKIKVAVDKARNRVLFADACSAFVEVLLSFLTLPLSAVRLVAGPSSPGCLSTLCQGVSCLSESKLLRFDACQRHASPSSRIDSGTIDHRFERIEVCIGWTEKTEVRTTVKLDIPPNYIQHPTDEETDASPQFSIKVFYDRHEKKVMYAECKHEFVDLLLSFLVYPVACVTKNLAGTSHLGCSLDNLYGSAMVVMKHWCNNGKDRLLEMDIEISKQEAVDLLRAALTSKTARTDVFKSKLEDKCKLSPRPQQNHFQIFVKLHTGKTITLDVENGDTIATVKHKLDEKAGLQLPAGYPYQLVYGNRLPDSSTIADCKHWQGIHHPFCSLHGWWKLI